A window from Shewanella livingstonensis encodes these proteins:
- a CDS encoding virulence RhuM family protein yields MTNDATPPLGQFILFQTDEGQTQVECRFETETLWLTQNLIAELYQKTVPTINEHLSNIYSEGELEQNATIRNFRIVQIEGAREVARDVTHYNLEAILAVGYRVRSKQGMLFRQWATKTLQEYLTKGFVMDDERLKNPDNMQYFDELLNRIRDIRSSEKIFWRKVCDIYATSIDYDGKAQTSVDFFAKIQNKMHWAAHGNTAAELVFKRIDADKPHLGLTSFAGTEPTRKEVVTGKNYLDEKELDTLNRLVNSYLEFAELQARNGKLMKMADWASKLDDFLRLSDYEVLNHAGHISQAQATEKAKQEYDKYRRVIDAQPSKVDVDLANALKQLQNKQPQDKPNN; encoded by the coding sequence ATGACTAACGATGCTACGCCGCCGCTTGGGCAGTTTATTTTGTTTCAAACAGACGAAGGCCAAACGCAGGTTGAGTGTCGTTTTGAAACTGAGACCTTATGGTTGACGCAAAACCTCATTGCTGAGCTTTATCAAAAAACCGTACCGACGATAAATGAGCATTTAAGCAACATTTACAGCGAGGGTGAACTTGAACAAAATGCAACCATTAGGAATTTCCGAATAGTTCAAATAGAAGGCGCGCGGGAAGTGGCGCGCGATGTAACGCATTATAATTTAGAAGCCATATTAGCCGTGGGTTATCGTGTGCGCTCTAAGCAAGGTATGCTGTTTCGTCAGTGGGCGACGAAAACATTACAAGAGTACTTAACGAAAGGCTTTGTCATGGATGATGAGCGCCTGAAAAACCCAGACAACATGCAGTATTTTGATGAACTGTTAAACCGTATCCGCGATATACGTTCATCAGAGAAGATATTCTGGCGCAAGGTGTGCGACATTTACGCCACCAGCATAGATTACGATGGCAAAGCCCAAACCAGTGTCGATTTTTTTGCCAAAATACAAAATAAAATGCACTGGGCGGCACATGGTAATACCGCCGCTGAATTGGTGTTTAAGCGTATCGATGCCGATAAGCCTCATTTAGGGTTAACGAGTTTTGCTGGCACAGAGCCTACCCGCAAAGAAGTGGTAACGGGTAAAAACTATTTAGATGAAAAAGAGCTTGATACCTTAAACCGACTGGTTAACTCCTACTTAGAATTTGCCGAACTGCAAGCCCGTAACGGCAAATTGATGAAAATGGCAGACTGGGCCAGTAAGCTCGATGACTTTTTACGTTTAAGTGATTATGAAGTCCTTAACCATGCAGGCCATATTTCACAAGCCCAAGCCACAGAAAAGGCCAAACAAGAATATGATAAGTACCGAAGAGTAATCGATGCCCAGCCATCAAAGGTTGATGTCGATTTAGCTAATGCGCTAAAGCAGCTACAAAATAAGCAACCGCAGGATAAGCCCAATAATTAA